The proteins below come from a single Miscanthus floridulus cultivar M001 chromosome 1, ASM1932011v1, whole genome shotgun sequence genomic window:
- the LOC136548948 gene encoding actin-depolymerizing factor 5, with amino-acid sequence MAMAYKMATEGMDVKEECQRWFMEMKWKKVHRFVVFKIDERSRAVLVDKVGGPGEGYEELVAALPGDDCRYAVFDFDFVTVDNCQKSKIFFIAWSPAASRIRAKILYATSKQGLRRLLDGVHYEVQATDPSEMGFDVIRGRAQ; translated from the exons ATGGCGATGGCTTACAAGATG GCGACGGAGGGGATGGATGTGAAGGAGGAGTGCCAGCGCTGGTTCATGGAGATGAAGTGGAAGAAGGTGCACCGCTTCGTGGTGTTCAAGATCGACGAGCGGTCGCGCGCCGTGCTGGTGGACAAGGTGGGCGGCCCCGGGGAGGGGTACGAGGAGCTCGTCGCCGCGCTGCCCGGCGACGACTGCCGCTACGCCGTCTTCGACTTCGACTTCGTCACCGTCGACAACTGCCAGAAGAGCAAGATCTTCTTCATCGCCTG GTCACCGGCGGCGTCGAGGATAAGGGCCAAGATCCTGTACGCGACGTCGAAGCAAGGCCTGCGGCGGCTGCTGGACGGGGTCCACTACGAGGTGCAGGCCACCGACCCCTCCGAGATGGGCTTCGACGTCATCAGAGGCCGCGCGCAATGA